A single region of the Thermoleophilum album genome encodes:
- a CDS encoding LLM class flavin-dependent oxidoreductase, translated as MTVGAFVSPGRSLERTLERVELADRLGYEAIFTTHIAGFDSLTVLMAYATRSQRARLGTGVLPIYSRTPVACAQQAATVDAFSGGRLVLGLGVSHAPIVEGWYGQKIDRPVRDMRHYFGAVRAILRGEEPPASDRFPTAFRFAGVEPPARVPIYIAALSPRMLRLAGEIADGVILWLCVPEYIESVVVPEVRAGAERVGRDPGAVAVVAAVPSAVTDDRDTAKERLRSDLVPYFSLPFYRAMLERSGFGADIAAFDRAMQENGPQAAAAAISDRFIASLAAIGPESEARAAVERYQRAGATLPCVGPIPGTDFQATLDGLAPR; from the coding sequence ATGACAGTTGGCGCTTTCGTTTCACCGGGACGTTCGCTCGAGCGCACGCTGGAGCGGGTCGAGCTGGCCGACCGCCTCGGCTACGAGGCGATCTTCACCACCCACATCGCCGGTTTCGACTCGCTGACGGTGTTGATGGCGTACGCAACCCGCAGCCAGCGTGCACGGTTGGGCACGGGGGTGTTGCCGATCTACTCGCGCACTCCCGTCGCCTGCGCCCAACAGGCGGCGACCGTCGACGCCTTCTCGGGCGGCCGTCTCGTGCTCGGCTTGGGGGTGTCGCACGCCCCGATCGTCGAGGGCTGGTACGGGCAGAAGATCGACCGGCCGGTGCGCGACATGCGCCACTACTTCGGGGCGGTGCGCGCGATCCTGCGCGGCGAGGAGCCGCCCGCTAGCGACCGTTTCCCAACCGCCTTCCGCTTCGCGGGCGTCGAACCCCCCGCCCGCGTTCCGATCTACATCGCCGCGCTGTCGCCGCGGATGCTGCGGCTCGCCGGCGAGATCGCCGACGGCGTGATCCTGTGGCTGTGCGTGCCCGAGTACATCGAGTCGGTCGTCGTGCCCGAGGTCCGTGCAGGCGCCGAGCGGGTGGGGCGCGACCCGGGCGCTGTCGCGGTCGTGGCGGCGGTGCCGTCGGCGGTGACGGACGACCGCGACACGGCCAAGGAACGCTTGCGCAGCGACCTCGTTCCCTACTTTTCGCTGCCGTTCTACCGGGCGATGTTGGAGCGCTCGGGGTTCGGTGCCGACATCGCGGCCTTCGACCGCGCGATGCAAGAGAACGGTCCGCAGGCAGCGGCCGCAGCGATATCCGACCGCTTCATCGCCTCGCTCGCCGCGATCGGGCCCGAGAGCGAGGCGCGCGCGGCCGTCGAGCGCTACCAGCGCGCCGGTGCCACGCTGCCCTGCGTCGGCCCGATCCCCGGCACCGATTTCCAGGCGACGCTCGACGGTCTCGCACCGCGCTAG
- a CDS encoding amino acid adenylation domain-containing protein has protein sequence MTSDPLRLEHFLDAAAAASPQATAVVGSAERLTFAELDELSARLANCLRDVCGCSSGDRVVLAVNKSPRAIVAMHAALRAGCAYVPVDPDSPPARSALVLRSADPAVIVGDRPGLERARASLDTLGAASRPLCVALEPDGDPLADVAARTWLDRPRSYPQLANGDSDVAHILFTSGSTGEPKGVQVTHRSAVAFVRWAVRHFAIAPGERLSGHPPLHFDLSTFDIYGSIHARAELHLVPPQLNVDPRGLARFIRERELVQWFSVPSVLTLLARFDAVADHDFPTLKRLLWCGEVLPTPVLRHWMQRLPHVRFTNLYGPTEATIASSYYDVPALPASDDEIPIGRPCPGEELLVVREDGSEAAVEEVGEIWIAGVGLSPGYWRDAERTRRAFVAHPRAPSRRCYRTGDLGRRDRDGLFFFHGRRDAQIKHRGYRIELGEIEAALNKLDAVRECAVVGVPVGGVEGTAICAAWSRRPQADADHALLRRELAELLPRYMLPTRWLELPELPKNVNGKIDRRALVERFREEVGR, from the coding sequence ATGACCAGCGATCCGCTGCGTCTCGAGCACTTTCTCGACGCCGCTGCGGCTGCCTCACCGCAGGCGACGGCCGTGGTCGGGAGCGCAGAGCGGCTGACCTTCGCCGAGCTCGACGAGCTGAGCGCACGCCTGGCGAACTGTTTGCGCGACGTGTGCGGGTGCTCATCCGGGGACCGCGTCGTTCTCGCTGTCAACAAATCCCCGCGCGCGATCGTGGCGATGCACGCCGCGTTGCGTGCTGGTTGCGCGTACGTCCCCGTCGACCCGGACAGTCCGCCGGCGCGCAGCGCGCTCGTTCTCCGCTCCGCTGATCCAGCTGTGATCGTTGGCGACCGTCCCGGACTCGAGCGGGCCCGGGCTAGTCTCGACACGCTCGGCGCAGCCAGCCGCCCACTCTGCGTGGCACTCGAACCGGACGGCGATCCGCTCGCCGACGTCGCGGCGCGCACATGGCTCGACCGTCCGCGCAGCTACCCGCAGTTAGCGAACGGCGACAGCGATGTGGCGCACATTCTCTTCACGTCCGGCTCGACCGGCGAGCCGAAAGGGGTACAGGTGACGCACCGCAGTGCGGTCGCCTTCGTGCGCTGGGCGGTTCGCCACTTTGCGATCGCGCCCGGTGAGCGGCTGTCGGGTCATCCGCCGCTCCACTTCGACCTCTCGACGTTCGACATCTACGGCTCGATCCACGCCCGCGCCGAGCTGCACCTGGTGCCGCCTCAGCTCAACGTCGACCCGCGCGGGCTCGCGCGGTTCATCCGCGAGCGCGAGCTCGTGCAGTGGTTTTCGGTTCCGTCCGTCCTGACCCTGCTCGCACGCTTCGACGCCGTCGCCGACCATGATTTTCCGACGTTGAAGCGCCTGCTTTGGTGCGGAGAGGTGCTGCCGACACCGGTCCTGCGCCACTGGATGCAGCGGCTACCGCACGTGCGTTTCACGAACCTCTACGGCCCCACCGAGGCGACGATCGCCTCCAGCTACTACGACGTCCCGGCCCTGCCCGCAAGCGACGACGAGATCCCGATCGGGCGCCCCTGCCCAGGGGAAGAGCTGCTCGTGGTGCGCGAGGACGGGAGCGAAGCCGCCGTCGAAGAGGTCGGTGAGATCTGGATCGCCGGGGTGGGTCTGTCGCCGGGATACTGGCGCGACGCGGAGCGAACCCGCCGCGCGTTCGTCGCTCACCCGCGCGCTCCGTCGCGGCGCTGCTACCGGACCGGCGATCTCGGCCGCCGCGATCGCGACGGCCTCTTCTTCTTCCACGGCCGGCGCGACGCCCAGATCAAGCATCGTGGCTACCGGATCGAACTCGGCGAGATCGAGGCCGCTCTCAACAAACTCGACGCCGTGCGGGAGTGCGCGGTCGTCGGCGTGCCCGTGGGAGGTGTCGAAGGGACGGCGATCTGCGCTGCGTGGAGTCGACGTCCACAGGCCGACGCCGACCACGCGCTTCTACGTCGGGAGCTGGCTGAGCTTCTCCCCCGCTACATGCTGCCGACGCGCTGGTTGGAGCTGCCCGAGCTACCCAAGAACGTAAACGGCAAGATCGACCGCCGTGCGCTGGTCGAACGGTTCCGCGAAGAGGTTGGAAGATGA
- a CDS encoding GNAT family N-acetyltransferase: protein MDSAQVPPVEFIDRPDLVREAWDRLAVATRNIFATWEWHDAWWKHLRWGRPLIAVERNRRALLPLAVRGRGPLTVARSAGFGPADELGPLAAPEDGALAASLVRQAARALPLVFLERVRADTDWLGTVRVHCVRREEWPLIDLAAYGDWEEYLASRSANFRQQLRRRRRKAERELSFRPRLATADTFERDFELLLALHELRFGSSSQAFRGARAAFHRDFARAALERGWLRLWIGESEGRPVAAVYCWRFAGVEFMYQTGRDPAFDRWAVGQVLLAETVRAALEDGVHEYRFLLGGESYKYRFATGDPGVVTAACGREPVVSLAHLSLGAARTSFRALRRIRDAVVRTRGLARRSVSAANARDGA, encoded by the coding sequence ATGGATAGTGCGCAGGTCCCGCCGGTCGAGTTCATCGACCGACCCGACCTGGTACGCGAAGCGTGGGACCGGCTCGCGGTTGCCACGCGCAACATCTTCGCCACCTGGGAGTGGCACGACGCGTGGTGGAAGCACCTGCGGTGGGGCAGACCGCTGATCGCCGTCGAGCGGAACCGGCGCGCCCTGCTGCCCCTCGCCGTGAGGGGCCGGGGTCCGCTCACCGTCGCGCGCAGCGCAGGTTTCGGTCCGGCCGACGAACTGGGACCGCTCGCAGCACCCGAGGATGGTGCTCTCGCAGCGTCACTCGTGCGGCAAGCGGCGCGGGCGCTTCCACTAGTCTTCCTCGAACGCGTACGCGCTGACACAGACTGGCTCGGGACGGTGCGCGTGCACTGCGTGCGGCGGGAGGAGTGGCCGTTGATCGACCTCGCGGCCTATGGGGATTGGGAGGAGTATCTCGCGAGCCGGTCGGCGAACTTTCGCCAGCAGCTCCGCCGCAGGCGGCGTAAGGCCGAACGCGAACTCAGCTTCCGTCCCCGACTCGCGACCGCCGATACCTTCGAGCGCGACTTCGAGCTTTTGCTCGCGCTGCACGAGCTGCGTTTCGGCAGCAGCTCGCAAGCGTTCCGCGGAGCACGCGCAGCGTTCCACCGCGACTTCGCTCGCGCCGCGCTCGAGCGCGGTTGGCTGCGCCTGTGGATCGGCGAAAGCGAGGGGCGTCCGGTCGCTGCGGTGTACTGCTGGCGCTTCGCCGGCGTCGAATTCATGTACCAGACCGGTCGCGACCCGGCGTTCGACCGCTGGGCAGTGGGCCAGGTGCTGCTTGCCGAGACCGTGCGCGCCGCGCTCGAAGACGGGGTGCACGAGTACCGCTTTCTGCTCGGTGGGGAGAGCTACAAGTACCGCTTCGCAACCGGTGATCCGGGCGTTGTGACGGCAGCGTGCGGTCGCGAGCCCGTTGTGTCGCTCGCGCATCTCAGTCTCGGCGCGGCGCGGACCTCCTTCCGCGCCTTGCGCCGCATCCGCGATGCGGTGGTGCGCACCCGCGGGCTGGCGAGGCGTTCTGTTTCGGCCGCGAACGCGCGCGACGGTGCTTGA
- a CDS encoding LLM class flavin-dependent oxidoreductase — protein MFPDRPRLRVYSTCPQSKDYPDGTRYLRAVRNVARWSESAGCAGILVYTDNGICDPWLVAETVIAATERIAPLVAVQPVYMHPYSAAKMVSSLAWMHGRAVALNLLAGGFRNDLLALGDDTPHDLRYERTREYGEILLALLRGETVTHEGRWWTVRNLRLVPPLDPDLFPEVLVSGSSPSGLATAEALGATPVRYPQPPDEESDLRGGVRIGVIARVSAEEAWTVAGERFPADRKGQLLHQLAMRVSDSHWHTQLSQRHHDAPAEIAGRRGPDGAEPSPYWLWPFQNYHTFCPYLVGSYERVGRELARYLEQGASLFILDIPASAEELEHTARAFEYATLPSARTPRE, from the coding sequence GTGTTCCCGGACCGGCCCCGTTTACGGGTTTATTCGACCTGCCCCCAATCGAAGGACTATCCGGACGGCACGCGGTATCTGCGCGCCGTCCGCAATGTCGCGCGCTGGAGCGAGAGCGCCGGCTGTGCCGGCATCCTCGTCTACACCGACAACGGCATCTGCGACCCCTGGCTCGTCGCCGAAACTGTCATCGCGGCGACCGAACGGATCGCGCCGCTCGTCGCTGTCCAGCCGGTGTACATGCACCCGTACTCCGCCGCCAAGATGGTGAGCTCGCTCGCCTGGATGCACGGGCGCGCGGTTGCGCTCAACCTCCTCGCCGGCGGTTTCCGCAACGATCTGCTCGCACTCGGCGACGACACCCCCCACGATCTCCGCTACGAGCGCACGCGCGAGTACGGCGAGATTCTGCTGGCTCTTTTGCGCGGCGAGACGGTGACGCACGAGGGTCGCTGGTGGACGGTGCGCAACTTGCGGCTCGTTCCCCCGCTCGATCCCGACCTTTTCCCAGAGGTGCTCGTGTCGGGCTCTTCGCCGAGCGGGCTTGCGACCGCGGAGGCGCTGGGCGCGACGCCGGTGCGCTACCCGCAACCGCCCGACGAGGAGAGCGACCTGCGCGGCGGCGTACGCATCGGTGTGATCGCGCGCGTAAGCGCCGAGGAGGCTTGGACGGTCGCTGGGGAACGGTTCCCGGCCGATCGCAAGGGCCAGCTTCTCCACCAGCTAGCGATGCGTGTGTCGGACTCGCACTGGCACACGCAGCTGTCGCAACGCCACCACGACGCTCCAGCCGAGATCGCGGGTCGACGTGGCCCGGATGGCGCCGAACCGAGCCCCTACTGGCTCTGGCCGTTCCAGAACTACCACACCTTCTGCCCCTACCTTGTCGGCAGCTACGAGCGGGTCGGACGCGAACTCGCCCGCTACCTGGAGCAGGGAGCGAGCCTCTTCATCCTCGACATCCCAGCGTCCGCTGAGGAGCTCGAGCACACCGCTCGTGCCTTCGAATACGCCACGCTGCCGTCCGCTCGGACGCCGCGCGAATGA
- a CDS encoding MBL fold metallo-hydrolase: MSELPARLLDVGFRGTTGAIASYWVDGFLIDPGPASCVDKLLAELPGEPHTLLVTHIHLDHAGAAGTLCRLFPGLRVHVHERGLPHLADPSRLLASAERLYGPNLGNLFGRTEPVPADRLVALAGGERIDRFRVEYVPGHASHHVAYFDTVSGAAFIGDACGVRVTPDPVVVAPTPPPDIDVEAWLRSLEAVERLRPSALCLTHFGIYSDVERHLVAMRASLGDLVALARSCGRDEFERWLRARLAAALDAPSLRRLEAVAPLDQLFLGLERYLRKRAEVKDSRP, encoded by the coding sequence GTGAGCGAGCTTCCGGCGCGGCTTTTGGATGTCGGCTTCCGTGGCACCACCGGGGCGATCGCGAGCTACTGGGTGGACGGTTTCCTGATCGACCCCGGCCCGGCCTCGTGTGTCGACAAGCTGTTGGCCGAACTGCCCGGCGAGCCGCACACCCTGCTTGTGACCCACATCCACCTCGATCACGCCGGTGCCGCCGGGACCCTCTGCCGCCTGTTTCCCGGGCTGCGCGTGCACGTGCACGAGCGCGGGCTACCGCACCTCGCCGACCCGTCGCGCCTCTTGGCGAGCGCCGAGCGCCTGTACGGACCGAATCTCGGCAACCTCTTCGGGCGCACCGAGCCGGTGCCCGCCGACCGCCTGGTAGCGCTCGCCGGAGGCGAGCGCATCGACCGCTTCCGCGTCGAGTACGTGCCCGGCCACGCTTCCCACCACGTCGCCTACTTCGACACCGTCAGCGGGGCCGCGTTCATCGGCGACGCCTGTGGCGTGCGCGTCACCCCCGACCCGGTGGTGGTAGCGCCGACGCCACCGCCGGACATCGACGTCGAAGCGTGGCTGCGGTCGCTGGAAGCGGTCGAACGCCTCCGCCCGAGCGCCCTCTGTCTCACTCACTTCGGGATCTACAGCGACGTCGAGCGCCACCTGGTGGCGATGCGCGCCTCGCTCGGCGACCTCGTTGCGCTCGCCCGCTCCTGCGGCCGCGACGAGTTCGAGCGGTGGCTGCGGGCGCGGCTCGCGGCAGCGCTCGATGCGCCGTCGCTTCGTAGACTTGAGGCGGTCGCGCCGCTCGACCAGTTGTTCCTCGGGCTCGAGCGGTACCTGCGAAAGCGCGCGGAAGTGAAGGATTCACGTCCGTAG
- a CDS encoding GTP-binding protein, producing the protein MSQPAERPCGSRHGEQVSELPPHSSRADGAPTAAVELARRLAGKDTTAAPAALNIIEDRSPRGRAAAAALLAELARRRAAAGEAPIAEGIAVGVTGPPGAGKSTLLSALVAEWRKRGRTVALLAVDPSSRRSGGALLGDRARIQHDPNDRGVFIRSTAAAGRLGGLAPSTFDAVTAMRACFDVVVVETVGVGQSETDVEDVADVVVLVVQPGSGDVLQFLKAGIMEVPDILVVTKADLGAPARRARLDLEQALAALGVRDTPVLEVASLPPPRGIDALVAAVERRAASPDIDERRREGRRRAALREFRSEYGERALRALGGERAALAILAEQPETATVAELVETLALRCRS; encoded by the coding sequence TTGAGCCAGCCCGCCGAGCGTCCCTGCGGCTCGCGGCACGGCGAGCAGGTGTCGGAGCTTCCGCCGCACTCGTCACGAGCGGACGGCGCCCCTACGGCCGCCGTCGAGCTGGCACGTCGTCTCGCCGGCAAGGACACCACCGCAGCACCCGCCGCTCTCAACATCATCGAGGATCGCTCCCCGCGCGGGCGCGCCGCCGCCGCAGCGCTCCTCGCCGAGCTCGCGCGCAGACGCGCAGCTGCTGGCGAGGCGCCAATCGCGGAGGGCATCGCGGTCGGCGTCACCGGCCCTCCCGGCGCGGGCAAGTCGACACTGCTGTCGGCACTGGTCGCCGAGTGGCGCAAGCGTGGACGCACGGTGGCGCTCCTCGCCGTCGACCCCTCTTCGCGTCGTTCGGGCGGTGCGCTGCTCGGCGATCGTGCCCGCATCCAGCACGACCCAAACGACCGCGGCGTTTTCATCCGCTCCACCGCAGCCGCTGGCCGTCTTGGCGGGCTTGCGCCCTCCACCTTCGACGCGGTCACGGCGATGCGAGCCTGTTTCGACGTCGTCGTCGTCGAGACGGTCGGCGTCGGCCAGTCCGAAACCGACGTCGAGGACGTCGCCGACGTCGTCGTGCTCGTCGTCCAGCCGGGGAGCGGCGACGTGCTCCAGTTCCTCAAGGCGGGGATCATGGAGGTGCCCGACATCCTCGTCGTAACCAAGGCCGACCTCGGCGCACCTGCGCGGCGCGCGCGGCTCGACCTCGAGCAGGCGCTCGCCGCGCTCGGCGTCCGCGACACTCCGGTACTCGAGGTCGCGTCGCTGCCACCGCCGCGCGGCATCGACGCGCTCGTCGCGGCCGTCGAGCGCCGTGCCGCAAGTCCCGACATCGACGAGCGCCGCCGCGAGGGCCGCCGGCGCGCAGCGCTGCGCGAGTTTCGCAGCGAATACGGGGAACGGGCGCTGCGCGCGCTCGGCGGGGAGCGGGCAGCGCTCGCGATCCTCGCCGAGCAACCCGAGACCGCGACCGTCGCCGAGTTGGTCGAGACGCTCGCGCTACGGTGCCGCTCATGA
- a CDS encoding ATP-dependent Clp protease adaptor ClpS, with the protein MTTLVLDKPKAGGPGSGLDDPWHVVVLNDDHNTFDWVARTLARVLPGVSYEQGMALAHKIHNTGRATVWSGPREPAELYWEQLAAAGLTMAPLEQH; encoded by the coding sequence TTGACGACGCTCGTCCTCGACAAGCCGAAAGCCGGAGGCCCCGGGAGCGGGCTTGACGACCCCTGGCACGTTGTCGTGCTCAACGACGACCACAACACCTTCGACTGGGTGGCGCGGACCCTGGCGCGCGTTCTGCCCGGCGTGAGCTACGAGCAAGGGATGGCTCTCGCCCACAAAATCCACAACACGGGGCGCGCGACAGTCTGGTCCGGTCCGCGCGAGCCAGCCGAGCTCTACTGGGAGCAGCTCGCCGCCGCCGGCCTCACGATGGCGCCGCTAGAGCAGCACTGA
- a CDS encoding methionyl-tRNA formyltransferase, with product MARPLRVALIAEEATGARVLRSLLDRGVEPVLVLTDSVRAHTARGGPVAEAARSAGLSVEPAARVRDPAFAARLADSADLVLNVHALHVLPPAVVAAPRIGALNLHPGPLPELAGLNAPSWAIYLGEREHGVTLHWMSAEIDAGPIAYCERFTLTGRERAFQLAATCARLGVALVERAVDEFLAGREPPRRPQDLSRRRLFPAGPPCNGRLEWSRPVRELEALVRACDYGPFPSPWGEPWILRSDGLTLSVTHAEIVGGSASHPAGTVIAAHGRRAVVAAADGLLAVRLAAPSAAGDDGRSSTRSLLVPGERLPV from the coding sequence ATGGCGCGGCCGCTGCGCGTGGCGCTGATCGCCGAGGAGGCGACGGGCGCGCGCGTTCTGCGTAGCCTGCTCGACCGTGGCGTCGAGCCCGTGCTGGTGTTGACCGACTCGGTGCGTGCCCACACGGCCCGCGGCGGGCCGGTCGCCGAAGCGGCGCGCAGCGCCGGGCTGTCCGTCGAGCCGGCAGCCCGGGTGCGCGATCCTGCCTTCGCCGCGCGGCTCGCCGACTCCGCCGACTTGGTGTTGAACGTGCACGCCCTCCACGTTCTGCCGCCGGCGGTCGTCGCGGCGCCGCGCATCGGTGCTCTCAACCTCCATCCCGGCCCGCTGCCCGAACTCGCCGGACTCAACGCGCCCAGTTGGGCGATCTACCTCGGTGAGCGCGAGCACGGCGTGACGCTGCACTGGATGAGCGCCGAAATCGACGCCGGGCCGATCGCTTACTGCGAGCGTTTCACGCTTACCGGGCGCGAGCGCGCTTTCCAGCTCGCCGCGACCTGCGCGCGCTTGGGCGTGGCGCTGGTCGAGCGCGCTGTCGACGAGTTTCTCGCCGGGCGCGAACCGCCCCGGCGCCCGCAGGACTTGTCCCGGCGCCGGCTCTTCCCTGCGGGCCCGCCTTGCAACGGACGGCTCGAGTGGTCGCGCCCCGTACGCGAACTCGAGGCATTGGTTCGCGCCTGCGACTACGGGCCGTTCCCCTCGCCATGGGGCGAGCCGTGGATCTTGCGCAGCGACGGTCTGACGCTGTCTGTGACGCACGCCGAGATCGTCGGCGGCAGCGCCTCACACCCAGCCGGCACGGTGATCGCGGCGCACGGCCGGCGTGCCGTCGTGGCAGCGGCCGACGGCCTTCTGGCAGTCCGGCTCGCCGCCCCCTCGGCAGCGGGAGACGACGGCCGCTCCTCTACCCGGTCGCTGCTCGTGCCAGGCGAGCGCTTGCCCGTCTGA
- a CDS encoding acyl carrier protein — protein sequence MNADVERRIVDLMRDALAVEPPGRDTDLFETGLLDSLGLVTLISELEHEFGFQLAPDELELDSFRTVKAIAALVARHTTAERTL from the coding sequence ATGAACGCCGATGTCGAGCGACGGATTGTCGACCTGATGCGCGATGCCCTGGCGGTCGAGCCGCCCGGCCGCGACACCGACCTGTTCGAAACCGGCCTGCTCGACTCGCTGGGGCTGGTGACGTTGATCAGCGAACTCGAGCACGAGTTCGGTTTCCAGCTGGCGCCCGACGAGCTCGAGCTCGATTCTTTCCGGACCGTGAAGGCGATCGCGGCGCTCGTCGCGCGCCACACCACCGCTGAGCGCACCCTCTAG
- a CDS encoding protein meaA — MSESGHRLPERDKPWLMRTYAGYGTARESNALYRRNLAKGQTGLSVAFDLPTQTGYDPDHELARGEVGKVGVSIAHKGDMHTLLDGIPLDRMNTSMTINATAAWLLALYITVAEENGIERRVLQGTTQNDILKEFLSRGTYAFPPEPSMRLTADTIAFCVEQVPKWNPINICSYHLQEAGATPVQEIAYSLSNAIAVLDRVRERVSPDVFPRVFGRISFFVNAGIRFIEEHAKLRAMAQLWREIGRERYGVDDEKYLRFRYGVQVNSLGLTEQQPENNIIRIVLEALAVTLGRNARARAIQLPAWNEALGLPRPWDQQWSLRIQQILAYETDLLEYPDIFEGSRVMEALVAELVEGARREMAVVAERGGAVEAVPYMKAKLVESHRERMRRIETGELKVVGLNCFTEAEPSPLQQDQDGGILRVDPEVEEQAVAAVREWRSRRQQDAVERALEALREAAADPARNIMEPSLEAARVGATTGEWAQALRDVFGEYRAPTGVADAAAVELDLDTLAEVRERVDRVSQALGRRLKILVGKPGLDGHSNGAEQIAVRARDVGMEVVYEGIRLTPSRIAQAAVQEGVHVVGLSILSGSHLELIPQVVRELRAAGSDVPVVVGGIIPPDDAQRLLEAGVARVYTPKDFELTRIMGEIVDLVADHFGVTATAA; from the coding sequence ATGAGCGAAAGCGGCCACCGCCTACCCGAGCGCGACAAGCCCTGGCTGATGCGCACTTACGCGGGCTACGGAACCGCCCGCGAATCGAACGCCCTCTACCGCCGCAACCTGGCCAAGGGGCAAACCGGTCTTTCGGTCGCCTTCGACCTACCAACCCAGACCGGCTACGACCCCGACCACGAGCTGGCGCGCGGCGAGGTCGGGAAGGTCGGTGTGTCGATCGCCCACAAAGGCGACATGCACACGCTGCTCGACGGCATCCCGCTCGATCGCATGAACACCTCGATGACGATCAACGCGACGGCGGCGTGGCTGCTTGCACTCTACATCACCGTTGCCGAGGAGAACGGCATCGAGCGGCGCGTGCTGCAGGGCACGACGCAGAACGACATCCTCAAAGAGTTTCTGTCGCGCGGCACCTACGCCTTCCCACCCGAGCCGTCGATGCGGCTCACCGCCGACACGATCGCTTTCTGCGTCGAGCAGGTGCCGAAGTGGAACCCGATCAACATCTGCTCCTACCACCTCCAGGAGGCAGGGGCGACACCCGTTCAGGAGATCGCCTACTCGCTGTCGAACGCCATCGCCGTCCTCGACCGCGTGCGCGAGCGCGTCTCGCCCGACGTGTTCCCGCGCGTTTTCGGCCGTATCTCCTTCTTCGTCAACGCCGGCATCCGCTTCATCGAAGAGCACGCCAAGTTGCGTGCGATGGCGCAGCTGTGGCGCGAGATCGGACGCGAGCGCTACGGCGTCGACGACGAGAAGTACCTGCGCTTCCGCTACGGCGTCCAGGTCAACTCGCTCGGTCTCACCGAACAGCAGCCCGAGAACAACATCATTCGCATTGTTCTCGAGGCGCTGGCGGTGACGCTCGGGCGCAACGCGCGCGCGCGAGCGATCCAGCTGCCAGCCTGGAACGAGGCGCTAGGCCTGCCGCGGCCGTGGGACCAGCAGTGGTCGCTGCGCATCCAGCAGATCCTCGCCTACGAAACCGACCTCCTCGAGTACCCCGACATCTTTGAGGGTTCGCGGGTGATGGAGGCGCTCGTCGCGGAGCTCGTCGAGGGCGCGCGGCGCGAGATGGCGGTCGTCGCCGAGCGCGGCGGCGCGGTCGAAGCGGTGCCCTACATGAAGGCCAAGCTCGTCGAGTCGCACCGCGAGCGGATGCGCAGGATCGAGACCGGCGAGCTCAAGGTCGTGGGTCTCAACTGCTTCACCGAAGCGGAACCGTCGCCTCTCCAGCAGGACCAGGATGGCGGGATCCTGCGTGTCGACCCCGAGGTCGAAGAGCAGGCTGTGGCGGCCGTGCGCGAGTGGCGCAGCCGCCGCCAGCAGGACGCGGTGGAACGGGCTCTCGAGGCGCTCCGTGAGGCAGCGGCCGACCCGGCCCGCAACATCATGGAGCCGTCGCTTGAGGCGGCGCGGGTCGGTGCGACGACCGGCGAGTGGGCACAGGCGCTGCGCGACGTCTTCGGCGAGTACCGCGCTCCGACCGGTGTCGCCGACGCGGCGGCTGTCGAGCTCGACCTCGACACGCTTGCTGAGGTGCGCGAGCGCGTCGACCGCGTGTCGCAGGCGCTCGGCCGCCGGCTCAAGATCCTTGTCGGCAAACCCGGCCTCGACGGCCATTCGAACGGTGCCGAACAGATCGCCGTGCGCGCACGCGACGTGGGGATGGAGGTGGTCTACGAGGGCATCCGACTCACGCCGTCGCGCATCGCCCAGGCAGCGGTGCAGGAGGGCGTGCACGTGGTCGGCCTGTCGATCCTCTCCGGCTCGCACCTCGAGCTGATCCCGCAGGTCGTGCGCGAGCTGCGCGCGGCAGGCAGCGACGTGCCGGTCGTCGTCGGGGGGATCATCCCGCCCGACGACGCTCAACGCCTGCTCGAGGCAGGCGTGGCGCGCGTGTACACGCCGAAGGACTTCGAGCTGACGCGCATCATGGGCGAGATCGTCGACCTGGTCGCCGACCACTTCGGCGTCACCGCCACCGCGGCTTGA